The window ATCTGTGTGGTGAGGTTTTATGTTGTGAGGCGTCAGAAGCGCAGAGAACAAAACTCCACTCAACAGTATCCTGCTCCTGTGGATGATAATGAGTGTTAACGCTGAGTCCACCAGATTTAATATTCATGGTTTGGTATTTTGTGAACTGTTAAGCCTCAATTTTCTGAACAGTGCACCGTAAGACATTTACCTGAGGAAATATGTTAACAtggatacattttaaatgcGAGCAGGCTATTGTGAATTCACTCTCAGTTTCACATATGCATCATTAAAATCAACAATAATGGGAAAGAATATTTTGAAAGtcaattcattattatattcagATTAAGTgcatgaatacaaatataagcAATTTAATTCAAAACTATCAGATAATTTGCAGTAGTTAAGATAAAATACACTGTGTTATGAAATGGAGCTCAATAAAGATCAAATCTGATAAACTGGAAATCATCAAGTGTTAGTTCCTTAAAATGACCCTGAAATAAATGTACCATGTTTCTTTGGGCATTTAAATAGAGTAATCATTTGTATATGTGCATATCCATTCAacttaatgtaaaaatatggagtattgaaataaatgttctttaacCCTGATCCTAAGTGGAACACAGAGGAGGTGACTGTACACGTGGTCATTCATGAGacatgttaaataattaaaatctgaattattcAAACGAATCAATGCTCCATTTCCTTCATCATGCATGCTCTTAGAGCGCCATCTACCGTTTTGCTCAACAAATTGCAGTAACAGTTATCGCCAGTCTGCGTTGGTTTCAGTTATAGTTTGAAAGAAACTTTGCCTGATCTTATTGTTTAGCTACCTGCTGAATGAACAGTACTTACTTCATGTTTTGTAAACAACCAGTTTTCTGAAGAAAAGTGGACAAGTtatagacaaaataaaaaaaataaataaataaatatatatatatatatatatatgtgtgtgtataaaaacaATTTCCCATTGACCCTCATGAGGGCAGTAGTGTACACTTCTTCCTCAAGCTTTGTTCCTCCACCCGAGGCCTGGGAGTTTGAGGGTTCGGCCCGGTGTCTGAGCTGTTCCTAGGACTGTGCTCCTCTAGACAGAGACTTCAGATGCAGTTTCAGGAATTAGGGCTGTCACCTTTTCtaaaaatcaagtttgaatgtATTGGAATACTCCCCTGCAAAAGTCAGTTGAGGATGAACACTTGATGTTGCTCCTCTCGTCTGTGGTgcctcctccactgcctcctccatttGTACATCACTGTCCACATCTGTTctagcttctctctctctctctctctctctctctctctctctctctctctctctctctctctctctctctctctctctaacagtGCTCACACAGTATATATGACATTCCTTGCATAGAAAACTGTGTTGATACTTTTTATCGGATGCTTCAAACACTCTCATCTCCTTGCTGGTCACACCGTGAAAAAACAGAGTTCATCCCTCTGGCATGTAGTCTGACACGCTGAACTGGTTCACAGTCTGTCTGGATTAATCAAGCCACAAGACATCAACAGACAATAACATCCAGTATTACTTCATGGTACATCTGTTTCTTGTAGTTTTATGCTGAAACCACTAGATGTTACCAGAGAGATGTGCATGAATTTTACTGATAGTACCTAAACTCAGGATTGACCTGATCCTGCCTTTGTTcgtacacaaaacacacacaccacacacacacacacacacacacacacacacacacacacacacacacacacacacacacacacagggagagagagagagagagggagaatttgtgttagtgtgtttttgtgtgtgggtgtgtgcaagACATGCACAGACAAGTGAGTTGAGTGTTGATAAAACTGGGTGGTTCAAAACTAACCTGGCTGGTACCAGTTCTGGTTGAGGCACTCTTACCTCACCTGTGCCAGTAAACAAGGATGGCCCTCTGTGAACTttatcagccaatcacaacagGAGGAGTTCACTTTATGGGAGGGAATagagacacagtgttttttgCCAGATGTGTGGGGGACAGCCTCTCAGAGTTTTCTTTCATGTTGCTCATACTTCATTTCAAGTAGGCTATTTAACCAATCTTATATGTATCGATTCAAATGTGTGGACAATTGTATAGGATATATATGCAATCTGTCATTTATTATTCAGACTCAGGGTCCCTATGTAATCCAACATAATCACAtggaataaaatacataaatacacaaaaaatttTGTTATGGTAGTTTTTTGTGAGTTTTCGAATAACAATATATACACTATGAATTAAggaaaaatacagtaaaaagaGCAGTTATTGCTGTTGCATAAAATTGCcaataaattattatattgGTTAAGCTGAATTTTTACacacatcatttatttcatgCAGCTGTGGGACCAGCTTCATGATGAAATGATACAAGATGTTTGAACTGGTCATAGTCTGGGCGTTGAGCAGTTTATGAATGACCCCATACATGTAACTTATTCTAACGCCAACCATTACCTTATATACAATACTGTGTAACTGTATTATCTAAGAAGGCTAATTTAAGGTCAGAAAGACAATTTCCGTAGTCAACGCTTGTTATGTAAAAGATGAACTTGGGGGCTGCATCTCTACTTTAATCCAATTAGGAAGTAGGCCTCAGACCAATTCAAAGCAGCACGACTAGACTGTGCCATTCCTCAGGCTCCATCAAATGCCACCTTCCATCCTTGAGAAATGAAGGCTCCAGCATTTGAGTATCAGGCTTCAAATCaagcaaatagaaaaatagtacaaatgtttaaaaaccaAGGGGTATTAAACTGTGACCAACtttagctctgttgctaggcaacagcaataagggtgGGATGAGCTGGTGACGCCAATCACGGAAAGCCACTGTAGACCAGAACATCTCATTTCTGTTCGGCCTTTAAGGTCTCCCCTTCCCACAAAGTAGACGGTCTTTATGACCTGGGTCGACGGCGCCTTtttgaaggatgcagcccctgaattgagacccTGCTCTGTGGTATTGggtcaaaaacattttaaatgcatggGCTATTGTGAATGGACTAGGCctcttattttattatatgCACCAATAAAATAGCAGCAATAAAGGGAAAACTATTCAAAAGTTAATTCATACCTGTATTTAATTAAGTGCATCTTAATCCAAAATTAAATTCAAGCAATATTAAGATACAGGAAATATTTTATGTTGATGTGCCAGGATGAGCTGAGGAGTGATTTGAACACATTTGAACACCAACATCGTAACTATTCTCATTTAGTGAAGTAAAATGTTCATCCAAACAGCAATCACATGATTTCAACTATCAAAAACTATTTACTATTTCTTTTATCCAACACTAAAGggtttttttattctgaaaaaaaaaaaagcacggTCCACTTCCTGTACGTAAACATTAACTCGGAGGTGGTCTCTCTCATCCAATCAGAAAGTAGGCGTCAGTCCCCTCACTGTCTCATTGGGTCAAAGTTTCTCCGCCTATAAATAATAACAAGCTGGACGTGGACCCGCATGTGGACAGAAAGATCCGCAGCTCGCTCACTGAAACACACGGAGCACtcacagcggcagcagcggcagcatcaTGTCGGTCGACAGTGTGTTCAGGACCCGCTCCCTCGGTGTGGCCGCCGAGGGTCTTCCTGACCAGTACGCAGATGGCAAAGCGGCCAAAGTGTGGCAGCTGTACATCGGGGACACGCAGAGCCGGACGCAGGAGTACAAGAGCTGGGTGGTGTCTCTGCTGAGGGAGCAGGGGGTGCGGAAGGTGCTGGATGTCGCCTGCGGAACCGGGTAACATGAGGCCGACTCAGCACTTTCACACTGGCACGGTTCACTGGGGGTTTGGCCGGTGTGGCGGTGAACGTCTCACCAAACCCCATTCAATGTTGCATCATTTTGAAGTATATCCGTGTATAACAACAAATATAACACACTTGGTTGAATGTTACGTGGATTGCCTAAATCTCCAGCTTCCAATGAGCCATTCGGCTGTGAAATAAAAGGCCAACTCTGTTTTCATTCCATAAGTTTTAGTTGTATTTAGTCCACCAGCCGGAAGGAGCATTTCTAAAACCACCAGGTTGGTGTCAGGGTGTGACCTGACAGTGTATTTATAAAGGAGATTTGGCAAGATGTGAATATTGTCACGtgtcaaatatgaaaatataactgcaatatttcatttatttccacatgCAAGTTGTGATAATTCAACATTTGAAAGATATGAGAAAAATCTAACGATAACAAATGAATAAAGActgataaaaatatatgaaatatctTACGTTTTGTAAATTATGCATCCTCTAACGCAAATAGTTTGGTTTGACTTTGTGGAATTCCAGCCGACTGACCCGGTTTCACCCTGGAATGAAATCCGGATTAGGTCAGAGAATAATGAAAGAGAGTGCAGAGTTGCACAAGCCACTGTACCAGTTCCTGCCTAAAGCAGCAATCTGGGGGCTGGGATCACAAGTTTACTAAGTTCATTCAATTTTCTCATATGTAATAATGTAGAAGGCTCATGTGCAGCTTTTCTCGTCACATGTTTTCAGCCACCAGTTACCCACGTTTGACATATGTTCTGCCCCACATAGGGCCACTGAGTGAGAGCTGGGGGTTGGGGGGTGTACTGTTTATTTAGCAAAAAAGGAAGCGCACTGTCTCTTGCGGAGGAGCAGATGTAGGGTTCAGTGGTTGTGCAGCTGGTGCCGGCTTGTTGCAGTGGGTTTTGACTGGTTCCCTGCAGCGTGTTTACTTCCACTGATAGCGTATCAGGGATCTGGGACAGCAACAAGGCCATTGGCTGAACTCAAGACAAGAACCCATCATACTTTAGCCCACCTGCCAAGCCCCCCTTACCCCCGGTATACTCAACTGGCCTTATCTTAGAAATGTTGTGCAGGAGATGCAACACTATCACCTATAAGACGAGGGTCGACCTTTCGGCCGATGAGTATTTCTGAGATGGTAATATTTTTGTCCCTCTTTCAACCCCGCAGTCatatacatttcaaaacaaataaatcatatCTCACAGAACACAGGTGGTGTGGAAAAAATAAGCACACTGACTTTGACCCTGTTCCATAGTAGCATTGCGTGTCTCTGTAGCACGACCATCTTGGGTGATGTAAACACGATCATAGTGGAATGAGGTTACAAACGGCACTGCTATTTTTGGCCAAGTGTGTATCTGATGCCAGGCTTTCCAGGTCTGTCATCACAACTAGCAGCAACTTATGGAATAGAAGAAGAGCCTGCAGAGTGCGAGATGCAAGTTATTCCCTGAACGTCATGACTTGTATAAGTTGAACCACAGAGgactttttgttttgccttCAGATATTAGCTGCACAGTTGCATGTGAGTCAGATAACTCTTTTACAAGCTGTGCCATAATCTCAAGCATCAGGTTTAACTTGAGCTTGAGTCATAAAATTAAACTCTGCATTAGTCACTGTTCATTATACAACATATACGCTGTTTATTTGCAGTGTGCAGCTGTATATTATCTTGGAGTTACCCATTTGTTGTTAATGATTATAGGTTTTTTTAGGTCATGATTCTTGCACCAGTCTTGCtctaatatgtattttttttacttggacTCTGCCTCCATGTGATTCTGTTGTTTGAATCTGTAGTTTTTGACTATTGTGTAACACAACTCACAAATAGTTACTGTTTGGAAAGCACCTCCAGACTGATGATGAAAGGTAAATGACAAACTTCTTTGGGCTCCATGTTTAAATATCGTTTGGCGTCACCAGCCAATGAGAAAATGATGTTTGTTAGAATAAGTCACCTCAGGTATACTTGTTTtaacatggtggtgcagtggcaAGCCCTGTCACCTCTCCctgtaccccacctctcgccaaATGGCAGCTGGGATTGCCCCACCTTGACCCTGAGAGGATTAATTGTATAGATCATTGGCCCCTTATAGGGGACAAAATGTTCCAAGGACCCTATCATATTTCTAGTGCTGATAAAACATATGCTTACTGCCATTTGTGCTACTAGATGCTGCAAAAAATCATTGTATTCTAAAACCTTTCAAACTAAATACTTCAACTTGACTGGATTTCtacttttaaattaattaaaatggtTACCACCATCATCTGGGTGCTTTGTAATCTCACTTTACCTTGGCTGGCTTCATGGATTCATTAGCTAATACTTAGACAGTCTTCCGTAGCTGTtctcaataaaacaaaagtcgAGAACTGTCATCATATTTTTCCAGTTTACCTGGTTTGGTCTTTGCGTCACTTGATGATGTGACTGACTTATGTAAATCTGACATGGTTGCTAGACAGCTGGCTACGAAGCTTGAAGGTAGTAGGAGCGGCACGCAAGTGCTGCCTGAGGGAAATTTAGGTGATGTGTCATAATCATATCAGAATGTCTATTTGTCCAAAGCTAATGTGGGCGGTAATAATTGCCACAATATGCTCATTTTATTGGTACAGTGGTCCTTATCTGTATATGTGCTCTCTTTTAATGATGTGGCTTAATTTTCAATTGATACAAATTATTACAAGAACCTCCAAGCTATGGGCCGTGGTCCCCTGGGGGTCTTGGATCCCCACTTTGAGAACCTCTGTTATAGATaaatgatggatggaggtaGGCTGGTAGTGAACACAGCCTTTCCCACAGGTAGAGAATGTAACTTATGACTGATGTGCATCTAGAGAGGGAATGTTCAGGTTATTGTTTTGAAGCTAACTCGACTGAAATCCTCTCAACGTTGAAGCTGACTTGCTTGCACATTTTTAAGGACAGGAAAACATCtcttaatgttaaagaaaggggaaaaaagtgaTTTGTGCGTCAGCACCTTTATCCAGAACCGCACCAAATTTTACTTTGTTCTTCCTGAACACGCATCTATCTGCTAACTATCAGACAGACGAACGTAACAAAATACATAACTTTTCTTGGTGGCGATAATAACTTCTACCCCTGTTGCAAGATTCAATCCTATCATGTTTCtcctgacacacaaaaaaaatctgtcaaatcaGTAGATAAAGTCGACGTCAATAAAGATTTCACAAGTGCTTCTTTCTCTGAGCTTGTGAGGTTATACTGTTCTTTTTGTAATACAGCACTTGTGTttacagagattttttttttgcagagtgGACTCCATCATGCTGGTGGAGGAGGGCTTCAATATGGTGAGTGTGGATGCCAGTGACAAAATGCTGAAGTACGCGCTGAAGGCAAGATGggacagaagaaaagaacaagCTTTTGATCAGTGGggtaagaaatgttttattttgtcaagaTTTGTTGAGATTTTGAAtattcaaaacatttgaaattgagCATATTTTCCTTTGGTGTCCTTCTTCTCTGTAGTTATTGAAGAGGCCAACTGGCTGTCGTTACCAGAAGATATTCAGAAGCCAGGGGATGGATTTGACGCTGTCATCTGCCTGGGCAACTCATTTGCCCATTTACCAGACTTTAAAGGTACAGTCACCTACTTTCGTTCTGTTTTTGAATTAGGTCGGCAAAATACAGACGTAATCTTTCAATCactaatttaatgttttttgatTCAAAACTCACTGATAATTAGATGTGTCAGCAAAATGTGAAAGATGAAAGTGTTCTGCACTTTTGACCACACCCATCAGTGGTGTGACAGTGTACTGACTCACTCCAGAGTACACTTGTACATCAGCACAGCAGGGTGAAAAGATGTGGGCAGCAAAGTTCCACTTCCTGTTAAAACTCTTCTTCCAAGTATGTCATCTGAAGATTGTTCTCTTAATTTGAACTTGATCATATTATGGATTTTGTCTTGCTCTCAGGGGACCAGAGTGACCATCAGCTGGCCCTTCAGAACATCGCCAGTATGGTCAGACCAGGTGGGATCCTCATCATTGACCACCGTAACTACGACTACATCCTAGAGACTGGGAAGGCGCCAAAAGGCAAAAACATTTACTACAAGGTACTATAACATGACTCAAACGTGAAAGTAAGAAACTATTCATAGACTAAAACTATCTGCCTGAAGAGAACATAAAAATCTAAActttcttcatttctctgtAAGGAGGAGTTTGACAGACACTAGTGTTTATGAATGGTTTACTGACACCATCACTAGCAGCAGCTGGGTTTAAGACCTTTAAGCTTCACCCAGAGCCTCCCGGATATTGAGAGATTTTCAATGAAACTGGCACCGATGAAAGAAGGAAATGTGCATGAGATACCAAACCAGAGAAAACTAACACAGATAAAGTTTGAACATGCAAACCCACCATAGAAAGGCCTCGGCCGAATGGGGATTTGAGCCATGAACCTTTTTGCTGTGAGGCGTCAGTGCTAACTGTGTTGAAAAGCGCATCATGTCTGAAGCActgattttagaaaataaattttggaataaaaatacATGGATCAGCCGACAACATTAAAactactgttttttattttaatttttttattataattgcatctatttatttttgacatgttgtgtatgtttatgttgtgGTGTATATGCACATCAGATTCTAACTGTGATACATATATCAGGGATCGCACTGTTATACTCTTTTTCTGTCATCCTGAACTTTTTGATTTGGATACCATTACATAAATAACCAGTCCTCGAGGATATATGAACTCGACAGAGACTTGACAGCAGGTGCTGACGGCAATGAGCCATTTTCTATTAGCATTAAGAACCATATTCTTAAATCCAGCCAAAGCAAGGACTATCCAGCTGGAATGCCTGTATATAAATACTAAGTCAACAGTCGCGTGTTAAGAGTCAAATCCATTTCTGATTCCCCATAATCCCGGTGTCTGCTCTCATGGTCCAACTCAACAATCCACAACAGTGAGAGCAGCTTCCTGGTGTTGTTGAGTCACTTCTAATTAACTGCTCACATTTGGACATCACTGAAGAGTTCTTCACCAGCGTGCTGTATAAtcacgtgtgtgttgtgttgcagagtGATCTAACTCAGGACATCTCCACCTCAGTGCTGTGGGTCAACAGTAAACCCCATATGATCACTCTGGATTACACCATCCAAGTGCCCAAGGCAGCCGAACAGAATCTCCCTGAAGTCAGGTATGGCTGGACGCTCTGCACAGATGTTTGAATGCTCACTGTCGGGCtaatgtgaaaaaatatatgatttaaatGTCAAGGGTTAAAATCCATTTTCTTGATTAACCAATTAATCATTAGGTCCAAAAATAGCTATAACATAAATCACTTACATTCAAGGAGACGTCATCAAAGTCAGATTCCGTCCATACAGATCACTGTCGCATGAGACACAGGGAATGACTCAAGCAGttatcaaatatttatgttgtgaCTGATCAATAGATCTTATCAGAAC of the Hippoglossus stenolepis isolate QCI-W04-F060 chromosome 10, HSTE1.2, whole genome shotgun sequence genome contains:
- the gnmt gene encoding glycine N-methyltransferase, with product MSVDSVFRTRSLGVAAEGLPDQYADGKAAKVWQLYIGDTQSRTQEYKSWVVSLLREQGVRKVLDVACGTGVDSIMLVEEGFNMVSVDASDKMLKYALKARWDRRKEQAFDQWVIEEANWLSLPEDIQKPGDGFDAVICLGNSFAHLPDFKGDQSDHQLALQNIASMVRPGGILIIDHRNYDYILETGKAPKGKNIYYKSDLTQDISTSVLWVNSKPHMITLDYTIQVPKAAEQNLPEVSKFRLSYYPHRLENFKGLLNKAFNGKIEHSVYGDFKTYVPSQAQAPCYFIHVCKKTA